The sequence CGTTGTTCAACGATTCAACACAGTTGCTTGTGTCTaggttgtatctatctcctggaaAAACACATCTTGCCCATCTTTCTTTCTGGGTAGATTCTTCAAGATACTTGGCAGCAGAAGGATATCTTGTCATAAAAGAAGCGTAAGCAATGTTGAATTCAGCCACTGTGTAAAACCTACTACACTCCATGAATCTCCATGCAACAACGCCTTTGTTGACGTTACGAGCATAACCTTTCACATTTTGGGACAAATGCCATATACAAAAACTATGATGAGCCAGAGGATACACATTAGCTATGGTTGTAATGAAACTTGTATTTCTGTCAGTCATAAATACTATTTCAGAAGAATCCCCAACAACGGTTTTCAAAatctccaaaaaccaattccaacttgcatcattttcaccatcaagaacaccaaacgccaagggataatggtgacggttaggatcttgagccgacgcaaaaacaagaacacaggCAATTGCTAGTGTGATCCCacatattgatgaagaaattcctcTTCTCGATNNNNNNNNNNNNNNNNNNNNNNNNNNNNNNNNNNNNNNNNNNNNNNNNNNNNNNNNNNNNNNNNNNNNNNNNNNNNNNNNNNNNNNNNNNNNNNNNNNNNNNNNNNNNNNNNNNNNNNNNNNNNNNNNNNNNNNNNNNNNNNNNNNNNNNNNNNNNNNNNNNNNNNNNNNNNNNNNNNNNNNNNNNNNNNNNNNNNNNNNNNNNNNNNNNNNNNNNNNNNNNNNNNNNNNNNNNNNNNNNNNNNNNNNNNNNNNNNNNNNNNNNNNNNNNNNNNNNNNNNNNNNNNNNNNNNNNNNNNNNNNNNNNNNNNNNNNNNNNNNNNNNNNNNNNNNNNNNNNNNNNNNNNNNNNNNNNNNNNNNNNNNNNNNNNNNNNNNNNNNNNNNNNNNNNNNNNNNNNNNNNNNNNNNNNNNNNNNNNNNNNNNNNNNNNNNNNNNNNNNNNNNNNNNNNNNNNNNNNNNNNNNNNNNNNNNNNNNNNNNNNNNNNNNNNNNNNNNNNNNNNNNNNNNNNNNNNNNNNNNNNNNNNNNNNNNNNNNNNNNNNNNNNNNNNNNNNNNNNNNNNNNNNNNNNNNNNNNNNNNNNNNNNNNNNNNNNNNNNNNNNNNNNNNNNNNNNNNNNNNNNNNNNNNNNNNNNNNNNNNNNNNNNNNNNNNNNNNNNNNNNNNNNNNNNNNNNNNNNNNNNNNNNNNNNNNNNNNNNNNNNNNNNNNNNNNNNNNNNNNNNNNNNNNNNNNNNNNNNNNNNNNNNNNNNNNNNNNNNNNNNNNNNNNNNNNNNNNNNNNNNNNNNNNNNNNNNNNNNNNNNNNNNNNNNNNNNNNNNNNNNNNNNNNNNNNNNNNNNNNNNNNNNNNNNNNNNNNNNNNNNNNNNNNNNNNNNNNNNNNNNNNNNNNNNNNNNNNNNNNNNNNNNNNNNNNNNNNNNNNNNNNNNNNNNNNNNNNNNNNNNNNNNNNNNNNNNNNNNNNNNNNNNNNNNNNNNNNNNNNNNNNNNNNNNNNNNNNNNNNNNNNNNNNNNNNNNNNNNNNNNNNNNNNNNNNNNNNNNNNNNNNNNNNNNNNNNNNNNNNNNNNNNNNNNNNNNNNNNNNNNNNNNNNNNNNNNNNNNNNNNNNNNNNNNNNNNNNNNNNNNNNNNNNNNNNNNNNNNNNNNNNNNNNNNNNNNNNNNNNNNNNNNNNNNNNNNNNNNNNNNNNNNNNNNNNNNNNNNNNNNNNNNNNNNNNNNNNNNNNNNNNNNNNNNNNNNNNNNNNNNNNNNNNNNNNNNNNNNNNNNNNNNNNNNNNNNNNNNNNNNNNNNNNNNNNNNNNNNNNNNNNNNNNNNNNNNNNNNNNNNNNNNNNNNNNNNNNNNNNNNNNNNNNNNNNNNNNNNNNNNNNNNNNNNNNNNNNNNNNNNNNNNNNNNNNNNNNNNNNNNNNNNNNNNNNNNNNNNNNNNNNNNNNNNNNNNNNNNNNNNNNNNNNNNNNNNNNNNNNNNNNNNNNNNNNNNNNNNNNNNNNNNNNNNNNNNNNNNNNNNNNNNNNNNNNNNNNNNNNNNNNNNNNNNNNNNNNNNNNNNNNNNNNNNNNNNNNNNNNNNNNNNNNNNNNNNNNNNNNNNNNNNNNNNNNNNNNNNNNNNNNNNNNNNNNNNNNNNNNNNNNNNNNNNNNNNNNNNNNNNNNNNNNNNNNNNNNNNNNNNNNNNNNNNNNNNNNNNNNNNNNNNNNNNNNNNNNNNNNNNNNNNNNNNNNNNNNNNNNNNNNNNNNNNNNNNNNNNNNNNNNNNNNNNNNNNNNNNNNNNNNNNNNNNNNNNNNNNNNNNNNNNNNNNNNNNNNNNNNNNNNNNNNNNNNNNNNNNNNNNNNNNNNNNNNNNNNNNNNNNNNNNNNNNNNNNNNNNNNNNNNNNNNNNNNNNNNNNNNNNNNNNNNNNNNNNNNNNNNNNNNNNNNNNNNNNNNNNNNNNNNNNNNNNNNNNNNNNNNNNNNNNNNNNNNNNNNNNNNNNNNNNNNNNNNNNNNNNNNNNNNNNNNNNNNNNNNNNNNNNNNNNNNNNNNNNNNNNNNNNNNNNNNNNNNNNNNNNNNNNNNNNNNNNNNNNNNNNNNNNNNNNNNNNNNNNNNNNNNNNNNNNNNNNNNNNNNNNNNNNNNNNNNNNNNNNNNNNNNNNNNNNNNNNNNNNNNNNNNNNNNNNNNNNNNNNNNNNNNNNNNNNNNNNNNNNNNNNNNNNNNNNNNNNNNNNNNNNNNNNNNNNNNNNNNNNNNNNNNNNNNNNNNNNNNNNNNNNNNNNNNNNNNNNNNNNNNNNNNNNNNNNNNNNNNNNNNNNNNNNNNNNNNNNNNNNNNNNNNNNNNNNNNNNNNNNNNNNNNNNNNNNNNNNNNNNNNNNNNNNNNNNNNNNNNNNNNNNNNNNNNNNNNNNNNNNNNNNNNNNNNNNNNNNNNNNNNNNNNNNNNNNNNNNNNNNNNNNNNNNNNNNNNNNNNNNNNNNNNNNNNNNNNNNNNNNNNNNNNNNNNNNNNNNNNNNNNNNNNNNNNNNNNNNNNNNNNNNNNNNNNNNNNNNNNNNNNNNNNNNNNNNNNNNNNNNNNNNNNNNNNNNNNNNNNNNNNNNNNNNNNNNNNNNNNNNNNNNNNNNNNNNNNNNNNNNNNNNNNNNNNNNNNNNNNNNNNNNNNNNNNNNNNNNNNNNNNNNNNNNNNNNNNNNNNNNNNNNNNNNNNNNNNNNNNNNNNNNNNNNNNNNNNNNNNNNNNNNNNNNNNNNNNNNNNNNNNNNNNNNNNNNNNNNNNNNNNNNNNNNNNNNNNNNNNNNNNNNNNNNNNNNNNNNNNNNNNNNNNNNNNNNNNNNNNNNNNNNNNNNNNNNNNNNNNNNNNNNNNNNNNNNNNNNNNNNNNNNNNNNNNNNNNNNNNNNNNNNNNNNNNNNNNNNNNNNNNNNNNNNNNNNNNNNNNNNNNNNNNNNNNNNNNNNNNNNNNNNNNNNNNNNNNNNNNNNNNNNNNNNNNNNNNNNNNNNNNNNNNNNNNNNNNNNNNNNNNNNNNNNNNNNNNNNNNNNNNNNNNNNNNNNNNNNNNNNNNNNNNNNNNNNNNNNNNNNNNNNNNNNNNNNNNNNNNNNNACGGAAGAATCGCCGGCGGCTGGATTGAGACGTGAGTAACCAAGTAGGTTTCTCGGGTCGAAAACGAgagttgaatttgttttttatttaaaaatttaatctaaatcaATGAAATTAGAAGGCTAAAATCGTCTCACCatctcttattaaaaaaaagtgagGGTATGAAGAATAGAGAGGGAGATAGgagatttgtcaaaaaaaatttaggaactTTTGAGACGTTAACTCAAAGGTAAGTGTTGGAGGTAAGTGTTGATGTGTATAACTTAACATGCTCTCCATATCATGATCATTCACCATATTAATTACACTTTCATTTCAGTTCCTAAGGTTTATCATATTCACTTTTGGTTCTTGGGTAAAACAGAATTACTCATGAAATTTTTCTTAGTTGGAAGAATATACTTATCTTTCATCACAATATTCTAACGTGATTCATTTAGTTGTTGTAGTGATAAGCGGCTTTAGAAATCAGTAACCTACAGGCTTTGGGCTTAGCACATATATAGATTCCAAAGGAAAATACCGACAAAGTGTCGTAGAGGACATTCCACAAAGTCAATTGTAAGATGGTTATTGAAAGTTTGTTTCAGCGATGGTAACTGGTAAGACTGTTTTCAAAATAGTTGCAGTTTGGATTTTTGataaactcctttttttttagcatCAGATGGTGTTTTGATATGTTGAATGCACGTCTCGAGATGAGCCTTACCAATGTTGgcgaaaagagaagaaatataatgCTAGCTAGAATTTTATGATTTCGCcaacttttgtttcttcgttAAATATACATGAATGGTTTCTTGTCACCACCAATAGATTGACAAGATATACATGAATGGTGTAAAGCACCAGTGACTAACTGGAAGCCCAACTTCATTGGTAAACTCTTCCTACAAGTTTCGATCTACGAACTTTGGAGGAAACTAAATGCTAAGCTGCAGTCTTCTAAATCAAAAAATGGAAGTCATATCATCATAGACATCTTATCCTATAGTGCAAGATGGAATTCCTGGGCAGTTGCTTTCCATCAACTCAAACGATGCCGAACAAAGAAATCTCCTACCTCAGTACCTCTACTTATGGTTCCCCTTCTATAACTACTTTCCCTCAGCACTTAAATGTGTTGGAACTCAATTCATAGTACGAGATGCCTCCAAATTAAATTGCTCAGGGTTAATACCTCCCATTCG comes from Camelina sativa cultivar DH55 chromosome 19, Cs, whole genome shotgun sequence and encodes:
- the LOC109130874 gene encoding uncharacterized protein LOC109130874, producing the protein MTDRNTSFITTIANVYPLAHHSFCIWHLSQNVKGYARNVNKGVVAWRFMECSRFYTVAEFNIAYASFMTRYPSAAKYLEESTQKERWARCVFPGDRYNLDTSNCVESLNNVFKDARRYSLIPMLDAILQKFSEWFNEHRKDALSGSVANKLVPLVENYLHDLWATAEKLNVIELNGFELEYNVIDSDGKPYLVKLRLRSCSCRFFDIQKYSCVHA